The genomic region TTAAACCGTTTAATCCGTTTGAACGGTTCGAACGGTTTGAACCACCCAAACGTGAGTTAAAATGTACATAATTCTTGTTTACGATGTTGATAAAAAGCGATGCGGCAAGATGCTGAAACTTTGCAGAAAATATCTGCATCATATTCAGAATTCTGTATTTGAAGGGGAGATTACAGAAGGAAAACTGGAAGAATTGAAAATTAAGTCCAAAAAAATAATGAAGGATGAAGAAAATGATTCATTAATAGTATTTAAAACAAGGAACGAAAAATGGCTGGATAAAGAGATAATGGGAAAGGACAAAAGGCCGGTGGATAATGTGCTTTAACCAGATGGAACGGTTTAAACCAGTTTGTCTATATAGTAAAACTTGACAAATTTCGAGGAGGGATTTATATTATAATGAATATGAAATTAAAGTTATCATGTCAACCTATGGAGATTTTTGCATGATCTGGGGTAGACGAAAAAAAAGGCTGTTTTTGGTGTTAAAAAATCGTGTAACCTATTGTAATTATTGAATTTCAAAAACGGATTTCATTGAGCCTATAAGGAATTGAAACGTTATATACACCTGCAATGCCAATGTTTGTT from bacterium harbors:
- the cas2 gene encoding CRISPR-associated endonuclease Cas2, yielding MYIILVYDVDKKRCGKMLKLCRKYLHHIQNSVFEGEITEGKLEELKIKSKKIMKDEENDSLIVFKTRNEKWLDKEIMGKDKRPVDNVL